Proteins encoded together in one Benincasa hispida cultivar B227 chromosome 1, ASM972705v1, whole genome shotgun sequence window:
- the LOC120092350 gene encoding uncharacterized protein LOC120092350 isoform X2, translating to MRRKDHLTPHPALKIPSLLDRKLLRLAAAAESLAVAPDASLFLCQRCETILQPGSNCSIRIEKNNAKRRRKHNKCSNLTQNVVAYYCHYCSCRNIKRGTPKGHMKVLYGTEFVSKLKSVGVEDGKECENKISPLPTGNRLTIDTPAIPPSTTGEDQNIDTRAIPPTGDISVVDGPVFSSPRTKDILNINAPATPSTLSVQTLSRSQKMKLLSNKQTGPASVEERVGDIPTVDAPATPPTMTGITLLDSKRRKRKKPSSKNQTEPESSAPTTYGDKTVGMSKRKRNRKSWTSLKEIAQRDEERGKQNVAVLAIPFSL from the exons ATGCGAAGAAAGGATCATCTAACCCCACATCCGGCCCTCAAGATTCCATCACTCTTAGACAGGAAATTACTG CGCCTCGCCGCTGCAGCGGAGTCTTTGGCGGTCGCTCCCGACGCTTCTCTATTTCTTTGCCAGAG GTGTGAAACAATTCTTCAACCTGGTTCTAACTGCTCTATACGGATAGAGAAGAATAATGCCAAGAGACGTCGAAAGCACAACAAATGCAGTAATTTGACGCAGAACGTTGTGGCGTATTATTGCCACTACTGCTCCTGTAGGAACATAAAGAGAGGGACTCCCAAAGGCCATATGAAAGTGCTTTATGGCACAGAGTTTGTAAGCAAGTTAAAATCTGTAGGTGTCGAGGATGGTAAAGAATGTGAAAACAAAATTTCTCCTCTTCCAACTGGAAACAGACTGACTATTGATACTCCTGCAATTCCTCCTTCAACAACTGGTGAAGATCAAAATATTGATACTCGTGCAATTCCTCCAACTGGGGACATTTCTGTTGTTGATGGCCCTGTTTTTTCGTCTCCTAGAACGAAGGACATTCTTAATATTAATGCTCCTGCCACGCCTTCCACCCTGAGCGTACAGACTCTATCGAGATcgcaaaaaatgaaattattatctAACAAACAAACTGGGCCAGCGTCTGTGGAAGAGAGAGTTGGGGACATTCCTACCGTAGATGCTCCTGCAACTCCTCCCACCATGACTGGAATAACCCTGTTGGATTCGAAGAGGAGAAAGAGGAAGAAACCGTCGTCTAAGAATCAAACTGAACCTGAAAGTTCTGCTCCAACAACGTATGGGGATAAAACTGTAGGCATGTCCAAAAGGAAGCGTAATAGAAAATCATGGACAAGTTTGAAGGAAATTGCTCAAAGGGATGAAGAGAGAGGTAAACAAAACGTGGCTGTATTGGCAATTCCATTCTCCTTATAA
- the LOC120092350 gene encoding uncharacterized protein LOC120092350 isoform X1 has translation MAKKKGNAKKGSSNPTSGPQDSITLRQEITGKIKPKVSNNVKVYLNHLENLATWACGQPSIPSLATFFGQRLAAAAESLAVAPDASLFLCQRCETILQPGSNCSIRIEKNNAKRRRKHNKCSNLTQNVVAYYCHYCSCRNIKRGTPKGHMKVLYGTEFVSKLKSVGVEDGKECENKISPLPTGNRLTIDTPAIPPSTTGEDQNIDTRAIPPTGDISVVDGPVFSSPRTKDILNINAPATPSTLSVQTLSRSQKMKLLSNKQTGPASVEERVGDIPTVDAPATPPTMTGITLLDSKRRKRKKPSSKNQTEPESSAPTTYGDKTVGMSKRKRNRKSWTSLKEIAQRDEERGKQNVAVLAIPFSL, from the exons ATGGCGAAGAAGAAGGGAAATGCGAAGAAAGGATCATCTAACCCCACATCCGGCCCTCAAGATTCCATCACTCTTAGACAGGAAATTACTGGTAAAATCAAACCCAAAGTCTCTAACAATGTCAAAGTTTATTTGAACCATTTAGAAAATTTGGCGACTTGGGCGTGTGGGCAGCCCTCTATACCTTCATTGGCTACTTTCTTTGGGCAGCGCCTCGCCGCTGCAGCGGAGTCTTTGGCGGTCGCTCCCGACGCTTCTCTATTTCTTTGCCAGAG GTGTGAAACAATTCTTCAACCTGGTTCTAACTGCTCTATACGGATAGAGAAGAATAATGCCAAGAGACGTCGAAAGCACAACAAATGCAGTAATTTGACGCAGAACGTTGTGGCGTATTATTGCCACTACTGCTCCTGTAGGAACATAAAGAGAGGGACTCCCAAAGGCCATATGAAAGTGCTTTATGGCACAGAGTTTGTAAGCAAGTTAAAATCTGTAGGTGTCGAGGATGGTAAAGAATGTGAAAACAAAATTTCTCCTCTTCCAACTGGAAACAGACTGACTATTGATACTCCTGCAATTCCTCCTTCAACAACTGGTGAAGATCAAAATATTGATACTCGTGCAATTCCTCCAACTGGGGACATTTCTGTTGTTGATGGCCCTGTTTTTTCGTCTCCTAGAACGAAGGACATTCTTAATATTAATGCTCCTGCCACGCCTTCCACCCTGAGCGTACAGACTCTATCGAGATcgcaaaaaatgaaattattatctAACAAACAAACTGGGCCAGCGTCTGTGGAAGAGAGAGTTGGGGACATTCCTACCGTAGATGCTCCTGCAACTCCTCCCACCATGACTGGAATAACCCTGTTGGATTCGAAGAGGAGAAAGAGGAAGAAACCGTCGTCTAAGAATCAAACTGAACCTGAAAGTTCTGCTCCAACAACGTATGGGGATAAAACTGTAGGCATGTCCAAAAGGAAGCGTAATAGAAAATCATGGACAAGTTTGAAGGAAATTGCTCAAAGGGATGAAGAGAGAGGTAAACAAAACGTGGCTGTATTGGCAATTCCATTCTCCTTATAA